The proteins below are encoded in one region of Sporosarcina sp. FSL K6-1508:
- a CDS encoding class I SAM-dependent methyltransferase gives MSNTTKDIYNKLANTYQNDVDEGSPYNAFYERPAMIAALPPQLKGKKVLDAGCSAGWYSSQLLQQGAEVTGIDVSPEMVKAAKHRLGEKATFLCHDLRETLPFRDDSFDVIVSSLTLHYLKDWSYTFQEFNRILKAGGTFLFSVHHPFMDYTRHDCEDYFNTQFLSETWNKPAITIEVSFYRRPMQSIVNETTNFFNIAKLIEPQPSEKLKEVNGKSYHYLMTSPHFLIVKATSKKFMEIKS, from the coding sequence ATGAGTAACACTACAAAGGACATTTATAATAAGTTAGCTAATACATATCAAAACGATGTGGATGAGGGGAGTCCATACAACGCTTTTTATGAACGACCAGCTATGATAGCTGCTTTGCCTCCCCAATTAAAAGGAAAAAAGGTGCTTGATGCCGGTTGTTCTGCTGGATGGTATTCTTCTCAATTATTGCAGCAAGGTGCAGAAGTTACTGGTATAGACGTAAGCCCCGAAATGGTAAAAGCGGCGAAGCACCGTTTAGGGGAAAAAGCGACATTCCTTTGTCATGATCTTCGAGAAACTCTTCCATTTAGGGATGATTCCTTTGATGTGATTGTAAGCTCACTTACACTTCATTATCTAAAGGATTGGAGTTATACATTTCAAGAATTCAACCGCATTCTAAAAGCAGGCGGAACCTTTTTATTTTCAGTTCATCACCCATTTATGGACTATACAAGACACGATTGTGAAGACTACTTTAACACCCAATTCTTATCAGAAACCTGGAACAAACCTGCTATTACAATTGAAGTCAGCTTTTACAGAAGGCCTATGCAAAGCATCGTAAATGAAACCACTAACTTTTTCAATATAGCTAAGCTGATTGAACCCCAACCGTCAGAAAAGCTGAAAGAAGTGAATGGAAAATCGTATCACTATCTTATGACCAGCCCTCATTTCCTTATAGTAAAAGCTACGTCAAAAAAGTTTATGGAAATCAAGAGTTGA
- a CDS encoding GNAT family N-acetyltransferase, translated as MSSLSSEPQVKEALGLTNDQTSLEGTIDFIEFILEQERLGKQYSRVILDENGNLMGVITLKDIDDIYSTCHIGTWIGHHYWGKGYNALAKSEILYIAFTVLDLEYVFAGAKLSNIRSQKAQENLPYIRIGVQSEFPEEHRKLESQVNSPCILNVIEREMFLKWYPDNK; from the coding sequence ATGTCATCACTTTCGTCAGAACCACAAGTGAAAGAGGCATTGGGACTTACCAATGACCAAACTTCACTTGAAGGAACTATTGATTTTATTGAGTTTATTTTGGAACAAGAAAGACTAGGAAAGCAATATTCAAGAGTCATCCTTGACGAAAACGGAAATTTAATGGGGGTAATAACACTAAAAGACATTGATGACATCTATAGCACTTGTCATATTGGTACTTGGATAGGGCATCACTATTGGGGGAAAGGTTATAACGCATTAGCCAAATCAGAAATTCTATATATCGCCTTTACAGTATTGGATTTAGAATATGTATTTGCAGGGGCAAAATTATCAAATATCCGTTCTCAAAAGGCTCAGGAAAACCTGCCTTATATTAGAATTGGTGTACAGTCAGAGTTTCCAGAGGAACATAGGAAATTAGAATCGCAAGTGAATTCACCCTGCATTTTAAATGTAATAGAGAGAGAAATGTTTTTGAAGTGGTATCCAGACAACAAATAA
- a CDS encoding ABC transporter ATP-binding protein: MDTILELQNVTKSFKNKLVLERVSLSIPSNQVTAIIGKNGSGKSTLLKIIGGLTKPDSGQVLLRNGESVRIGYVPEVIPAVIPFTPVEYLTHMGTIRGLPKEWLQQRINTLLEMFHMEDDGNTRIVHFSKGMKQKVMIMQAMLEETDLLIMDEPISGLDPKAQTELEDLLILMKERKISVILTCHETKLLEKVVDQILAIHQGQITQTSSQQAQVKFMNRLVFELSNTVSIGPLRDKVIIQKETEIGSGRRVIELNVRQEQTNKVVKEFLDLGASIKLLAPLHNKETEFFQQF, from the coding sequence ATGGACACAATCTTAGAATTGCAGAATGTAACCAAATCATTCAAAAACAAACTCGTCCTGGAGAGGGTGTCCCTCTCGATTCCATCGAACCAGGTTACGGCTATCATCGGAAAAAATGGGTCGGGGAAAAGTACCTTATTGAAAATAATTGGCGGATTAACGAAGCCGGATAGCGGGCAAGTCCTTTTGCGGAACGGAGAGTCTGTCAGGATTGGATACGTACCTGAGGTGATCCCTGCGGTGATTCCCTTTACGCCGGTGGAGTATTTGACACATATGGGAACAATTCGGGGGCTACCAAAGGAGTGGCTGCAGCAGCGAATTAACACCTTGCTGGAAATGTTTCATATGGAAGACGACGGAAACACTCGGATCGTTCATTTTTCAAAAGGGATGAAACAAAAGGTAATGATCATGCAGGCGATGCTGGAGGAAACAGATCTTCTAATCATGGACGAGCCGATTTCGGGCCTCGACCCAAAAGCACAAACCGAATTGGAAGACTTATTAATACTCATGAAGGAGAGAAAGATTAGCGTCATTTTAACCTGTCACGAGACCAAGCTATTGGAAAAGGTCGTGGACCAAATACTTGCCATTCATCAAGGTCAAATCACCCAGACGAGTAGCCAACAAGCACAAGTAAAGTTCATGAACAGGCTTGTGTTTGAACTGTCGAACACTGTATCAATCGGTCCGTTAAGGGACAAAGTGATCATCCAGAAGGAGACGGAAATCGGTTCGGGAAGAAGGGTGATCGAGTTGAATGTCAGACAAGAACAAACGAATAAAGTTGTAAAAGAATTTCTAGATTTAGGGGCTTCGATCAAGCTTTTAGCGCCTTTACATAATAAAGAAACGGAATTTTTCCAACAGTTTTAA
- a CDS encoding ABC transporter permease: MKGLIHYQFATYIRTHKYVPPVSVFIMMLVINYTYTPNPILDSYSFTSLMLFFLMGWVTITILHAEDEGQKQITIMHAKNKGTYYLSLVLNCALSGLILSIVAVAYPVVIHAFKPELHSVHIVIGLLAHFSLAILSIALSLFFTRELVKSNVNSWWGVISILIVSLVIAVLKADILKFKLLTWILPPLHYSLEIMSVGDQITSIPAEVFAQFTWILVYSIVLIVFFIATVQTKWIR; encoded by the coding sequence ATGAAGGGTTTGATTCACTACCAATTTGCTACATATATTCGAACACATAAGTACGTCCCCCCGGTTTCAGTCTTTATCATGATGCTCGTTATCAATTACACCTACACGCCTAATCCAATTCTGGACAGCTACTCGTTTACTTCGCTCATGCTGTTTTTTTTGATGGGCTGGGTCACGATCACTATCCTACACGCAGAGGATGAGGGGCAAAAACAAATAACAATTATGCACGCCAAAAATAAAGGAACGTATTACCTAAGCCTCGTGCTAAATTGTGCCTTGTCCGGGCTGATTCTGAGCATTGTAGCTGTGGCGTATCCTGTCGTTATTCATGCGTTTAAGCCTGAGTTACATAGTGTACATATTGTGATTGGGCTTTTGGCTCATTTTAGTCTTGCCATCCTTTCAATTGCGCTATCCTTGTTTTTCACTAGGGAACTCGTAAAAAGCAATGTCAACTCCTGGTGGGGCGTTATCAGTATTCTGATTGTTTCCTTGGTTATAGCAGTATTGAAAGCGGATATTTTAAAATTTAAGCTATTAACCTGGATTCTACCACCTTTGCATTACTCTTTGGAAATTATGAGTGTGGGCGATCAGATTACCTCCATTCCGGCAGAGGTTTTTGCGCAGTTTACCTGGATCCTTGTCTACAGCATTGTATTGATTGTATTTTTTATAGCCACCGTCCAAACAAAGTGGATACGTTAA